DNA from Actinoplanes sp. SE50/110:
TTCGCCCTGCTCCGGGCCGGCGCCAGGCTGCCGGACGCGGTCACCGTGGTCTGCGGCGCCGGCAACAACTGCGTCGGCCGGGCCGCCGACGGCCGGACCGCCCGGTTCGTCGCTCTCGGCCCGGTCTCCGGGGACTGGGGCGGCGGCCACGACCTGGCCGACTACGCCCTGCGCGCGGCGGCCCGCGGGGAGGACGGCCGGGGCGACCCGACCGCGCTGTCCGCGGCGGTCGCCGGGCACTTCGGCCTGCCCACGGTCGAAGCGGTCAGCATCGCCCTGCACCGCGGCCACCTGTCGGCCGCCCGGATCCCGGAACTGGCCCCGATCCTGTTCCAGGTCGCGGCCGCCGGTGACGAGGTGGCCGCCGCGCTGGTGGCGCGCCAGGCCGAAGAGATCCTGGCCCAGCACCGGGTCGCCGCCGGCCGTCTCGGCCTGCTGCCCCGGCCACACTCGGTGGTCCTGGGCGGCAGCGTCCTGCAGGCCCGGCATCCCCTGCTGCACGACCGGGTGCTGGCCGGCGTCCGGGCCCAGGCGCCGTTCGCCGAGGTCACCGTGCTGGACTCGCCGCCGGTGACCGGGGCGGCGTTGCTCGCCCTGGACGCGCTGGAGGCCGGCCCGGCCGCCGAGCGGGCCCTGCGC
Protein-coding regions in this window:
- a CDS encoding N-acetylglucosamine kinase — translated: MTALFLAADGGNSKTDLVLGTADGEILAMVRGGTSSPHNIGLDGTIEVLGKLIAAARAEAGLAADTAIDAIGVYLAGADLPDEVTALHEAVTAQGWARRVRADNDCFALLRAGARLPDAVTVVCGAGNNCVGRAADGRTARFVALGPVSGDWGGGHDLADYALRAAARGEDGRGDPTALSAAVAGHFGLPTVEAVSIALHRGHLSAARIPELAPILFQVAAAGDEVAAALVARQAEEILAQHRVAAGRLGLLPRPHSVVLGGSVLQARHPLLHDRVLAGVRAQAPFAEVTVLDSPPVTGAALLALDALEAGPAAERALRGIFSGRVPA